AGCGAGCATCCCCATATAATCGCCTTGAACTCTTTCGATGCCAGAATCCTTGGCTTCTAGTCCGCGAAAAATATTTCCTCCTCCGATAACGACAGCCACCTCAATACCTTGGTCGATGGCTCTACGAATTTCGGAAGCATAATGTACGAGCATTTTGGGAGAGATACCAAAATCTTTGCCGCCCATCAGCGACTCACCACTAAGTTTGAGCAGAACTCTTTTATAATTAGCCATGATAATAGAAAGCTTCTAGAAGTTGTTGAAAAGATCTGTCTCTGTCTATTTTTGGGTATAAAAAAAGCGTTTCGACGGCATCGAAACGCTTTTATATTTGCTTATACAAGCATTAACCTAGGGTAATGTGTACAAAAGAAGTAACCGTAAGGTCTTTATCTAGTGTACCAAGGAATTGAGCAACAGTTTGCTTATTTCCTTTTACGAACTCTTGGTTAAGGAGAGTATTTTCTTTGTAGAAAGCATTGAGTTTACCCATAGCGATACGCTCGAGCAACTGCTCGGGCTTACCTTCATTGCGGGCAACTTCTTTTCCGATTTCGATCTCTTTCTCTACGATAGAGGCATCAACACCGTCCTTATCTACAGCGATGGGGTGCATAGCAGCGATTTGCATAGCTACATCTTTACCGGCAGTTTCTAGGTTATCAACATCTTTGTTGAAGCCTACAACAACACCGGCTTTATTGCCCATGTGTACATAAGAGATAACTTTAGCAGCTTCAACGCGGCCGTAGCTATTCAACTCAATTTTTTCACCGATAACCCCTGTTTTCTCAACGAGAGCATCAGCTACAGTTTTGCCAGCGCTTAGTTCTAGAGCGGCAAGAGCTTCAGCATTTTCGGGGAAGTTAGCCAAGGCCAACTCAGCGATAGAAGCTACAAAAGCAACGAATTCGTCGTTTTTGGCTACAAAGTCAGTTTCGCAGCTAATACGAACAGCGATACCTTTGCTGTTATCTTCTGAAGTGAGTGCCAAAACAACGCCCTCTTTAGCTTCGCGGTCTGCGCGCTTTTCGGTCATTTTTTGGCCCTTCTTACGAAGATACTCAATAGCACCGTCAAAGTCGCCTTCAGCTTCTTGTAGGGCTTTTTTACAATCCATCATGCCCGCGCCAGTTTGGTCGCGTAGCTTTTTAACTTCGGCTGCAGAAATTTTGAAAGCCATTGTCAATTATTGGTTTATAAGGTGTGAGATGTGATGTCGTCGCTTATTTCTCGGCGCTAGCCTTTTTTTCCTCTTTCACTTTTTTGCCTTCTTCTAGGCCTTCGCGGATAGCCTCAGTGAGGTAGTTTACCACGATAGCGATAGCTTTAGAAGCATCATCGTTAGAAGGAACAGCAAAATCTACTACAGTAGGATCAGAGTTAGTATCTACGATACCAATAGTGCTAATACCCAAACGCTTGGCTTCAGCAATAGCCAAGTGCTCATGGCTAATGTCTACAACAAACAAAGTATTAGGCAGACGGTTAAGGTCAGCAATACCACCAAACATACGGTTTAGTTTAGCGTGCTTACGGCTAAGTACCAAACGCTCTTTCTTAGTGATATTATCTAGCGTACCATCATTGAGCATGCGCTCGATGCTTTGC
This genomic interval from Saprospira grandis contains the following:
- the tsf gene encoding translation elongation factor Ts — its product is MAFKISAAEVKKLRDQTGAGMMDCKKALQEAEGDFDGAIEYLRKKGQKMTEKRADREAKEGVVLALTSEDNSKGIAVRISCETDFVAKNDEFVAFVASIAELALANFPENAEALAALELSAGKTVADALVEKTGVIGEKIELNSYGRVEAAKVISYVHMGNKAGVVVGFNKDVDNLETAGKDVAMQIAAMHPIAVDKDGVDASIVEKEIEIGKEVARNEGKPEQLLERIAMGKLNAFYKENTLLNQEFVKGNKQTVAQFLGTLDKDLTVTSFVHITLG
- the rpsB gene encoding 30S ribosomal protein S2, with translation MQTPTYKELLDAGCHFGHMKRKWNPKMRPFIFMERKGIHVIDLNRTIESLEETAKVMKQMAKSGKKILFVGTKKQARGIVETAARSVNMPFVTDRWLGGMMTNFATIRKSVRKMQSIERMLNDGTLDNITKKERLVLSRKHAKLNRMFGGIADLNRLPNTLFVVDISHEHLAIAEAKRLGISTIGIVDTNSDPTVVDFAVPSNDDASKAIAIVVNYLTEAIREGLEEGKKVKEEKKASAEK